The window CCAACGGTCAAATAAGCTGACGTATAATCACTTCCTTATTGCTGTGGTTGGATGGGTCCAGCATCAGTCTTTTTGGAGCCAGTGGTCGTCTTGGGAAGGAGTTGCATCTTGCGaatagtggaaagattgatctcttgaggaaaaGGTTCTAatgattcaccaaaaaaatccacatgaaagtggtctaggatttggcaaatcattctcccatagggaagatttcccttttgaagccTGTCTCCAtggataatcatggttttgagcaaaATGTAGGGAAGATTGATACTTATAGTCTTGCAAAcacagtaggtgagataagcatggaatggggagacttcatctctatgaccactctttggtaggatgttgtaggagatgatgagatttacaatcctccctatatcggtgagttccttagccttaatcTTGTGAGTATTAGtatattccttcatgatgctagagtatacacagtcaacatccatgaattgttctacaTAGGTCTTGGGTTGGAAGTATTTGAGTTTTCCTGCCATAgagatgtctaggatttctcctaatatcagaatatctatatctataggaactcccttaacataggaatggactagaaggttgtcacctttaccagagaaagtaaggttgcaaaagaacattttgactaggTGGGGATAATAGTTGAACcctagtttgagaatgttgccccatcctAGAGCATCAaataggtctttgatgtcatacctagACAAAGAGTCAGaattgatggttctaccttgctctatgtgtcgagagatgtagagattccataattcttgagcaatggaggaggagaaccaaATATCTTTGTCAAAGGCCTTCCGTTTTCCCTTGTGAGCTACCATCTTCTTAGCTCTGTGTGagcggtgagagtccatgatgatgaagggcgtaagaaagaaaagatgcaagggttttttagagggaagggaaaggatcttgagagatctaggttagaaatgggttctaagctagggttttgggagaggaatggtcgaaatagggttttagggtaaCAGAGGTTTTTAAAATGAGACAAAATGGgtcaaaaaaatcaattttaaaagaGTACGGAATCGAGTTTTCTGTGGCATCGGTAGATCGGTATATTATGGCGGTCGACCGACAATCCTTTCGGTCAGAGGCGGTCGATCCGAAGATTTTAGCCAGTCAACCAGAAAATTCCAGAAATGCCTAATAAACTAAAAAATTGTGAATTTTGAAGGGGTTTTTCAAGTCCGAGCTTTTGGAATAAATATTAATGAaggaatgtttattcattcaaccaaacgggttgcaaattccaagctccttccttaggaagctaAAGCGCTCTTCACCtagtggtttagtgaatatatctgcGAGTAGTTTCTCGATTTCAATGTATTCTAGAGAAACATCatcattttgaatggtgtctcacagaaagtggtgtcgaatattaATGTGCTTttcccttgagtgtaaaataggatttttactcaagttgatggcactggtgttatcacacatgattgggcaagattcgaaactcaCTCCAAGGTCTTGGAGAGTTTACTTCATCCAAAGAATTTGGGCACAACATCTACCCGCTGCAACATATTCGGCTTCGGTGGTAGATGAGCAACGGAggtttgtttcttgctaaaccatgagacaaggcaagagccgagaaagtgataggtaccactggtactttttctgtagATATGGCAGCCTGtgaagtcagcatctgaaaagatgaccaagtcaaggggtaaGTTTTTGGGgaaccataacccaacatcacaagtgcttttcaaatatttaaaaattctttttacagcggtgaggtgagatttcttaggatcagcttgaaaccgagcacatgcacatacactatACATGATATCAGGTCAACTTaccgttagatatagaaggctcccaatcatgGCTTtgtatctagttacatcctcagaaatgccatcttcatccttggtaagtttcaaggatgagctcatcggactGTCTGAAGAATtttgactgttaatgtcaaatttctttaactgctccttggtgtacttgctttggtttatgaaaatttcattatcagtttgttttatttgaagtccaaggaagaaatttaactctcccatcatactcatttcaaatttattgctcatcttgctactgaaatcagtacacatttctcgttggttgagccaaagaagatatcatctacatagatttgaacaatgagtatgtcattcttcaagttcttcacgaacagggttgtgtcaatcctcccccttgagaagccactttctatcaagaaggtacttaatctctcataccaagctctaggagcttgtttgaggccatacagggctttctcaagtttatagacatggtttgaaaacttagggtcttcaaaaccagggggttgggctacatatacctcttcttgaatgtatccattcaagaaggcacttttgacatccatttgatatagtttaaagttcttatggcatgtaaaagctagtagcattctaatggactctaaccttACTACTGGTGCATATGTTTCATTATAGTCTATTTCCTCTtgctgattataccctttggcaactagtctcgctttgtttctcactatgttcccatcttcatccagtttatttcgaaagacccacttagcaccaatgatggtgtagTGGTCAGGTCTTCAGATAAGTTCCCATACCTTACTtatttcaaactggtgaagctcctcttgcatagcgaTAATCCagtcactgtcttttagtgcttcttctatgttcttgggttcgatccttgagataaatgcagtgtgattgcatacatcttgggttttagatctagtttggatttctctatctagatcccctatgatgttttctaagggatgattcctatgcgggatgacttccttaggaagtgtttctattttttcgatggtaacatcatttgaatcatcaGGAGAAATATTATTAACTTTGTTCTTAAGCTCATCAAACAtagtatcatcatcatcaataggagatttgtttaagtcattagccaaagattcatcaaatcgtacatttatagattcttcaaccattaatgaatttttattaaaaactctatatgctctacTGTTGAGTGAATATCCTAGGAATATTCCTTCATttgattttgcatcaaatttttcaaaatagtttttggtgtttaagatgaaacatttaaacccaaaaactcaaaagtagtctacttttgacattttaccaaagtacagttcataaggggtcttagaaagtaaaggtctgagaattatcctatttagtaTATAACAAGCTGTATTTACAGCCTCAACCCAAAAGTATTTAGGCAATGAATACTCATTGAGCATAGTCCGAGATGTCTCTTCTAAtgacttttttttcctttcaaacaCCCCATAAGATTGAAGCATTCTAGGAgcagagaagttatggtcaataccatgcttgttgcaatataagtcaaattgacttgtATTGtcaattctcctccatggtcactccttaCAGAGGTTACAGTATagcctttctgattttgcagtaTATTACATAGAGTTGTAAATTCATCGAAtgcatcatttttgtttttcagaaaaaccGTCTAAgcgtatctagagtagtcatcaacgattacaaatgtataatttttaccactcatactagatacatAGATAGGTTaaaataagtctaaatgaagtagttccaatggtctagaggaagagacaatattcttcgacttgtgggagaccttAGCTTGTTTGtctttttgacaagcatcacaaaaattgtctatttcatacttgatattagggaggttcctcacaagatccttggatgtaatggtttgaatcaacttgacatttacatgtccaagtcttctatgccataatgatgaTTCAGTAatgttagaaaccaagcatgcattcaagGAGCTTGATTCGTCAAGCATACAAACATtgatattgtttttcctagacccttttaatattgaattatcatttgcatatttaatgcaacaatgggagacattaaattctactttgtatccaatgttACATAACTGATTCAGacttaggagattataattcagatttttcacaaagtaaacatttgagattgaaatacctctaagtcttattttttcaataccagtaatttttcctttgttgtcatctccaaaggagacccatcctttgtcatagtcccgtaagcttgagaataggttcttgttgaatgtcatgtgtttggagcatccactgtcgatgacacattcagcttccaccttactcttcaagcaaacctataacagaaatttaatcgtacattggtccccataatctcatgggtccattattgttagtgtcaaacttttctactggaacccaaatggttttgtacattttaggtctttggttctgcctttgggatgactttgggtttcttttaGTCCTCTGatgttcataagatccatttgatttttgaggagtatagtatctttgaaatctatagGATCCTTGGtcttggtatttcccttgtggtctataagtctcccgaGGGTAGTTCTCATACCCTTGGTattgtctttggggcctctcaatagagtattctctttgaggttgaGATTTTGtatacctaggcataggccTAGAGTCttcttgagacctatattgcTTTCTTAGGggcgtgtagtagtaggcatgacTAACTCTTGGTCTCTTagtttgagaattgggtttcttccttttcttagaGTGACATTGGTTTATGGAATGTCCTGTCTTTTTgtaaaaactacatttaatgtaagaggtggatgatTGGTTTTTTTGGttaccccttcttggattctcacttctagatggattttgtccattgtaaCCCAGTCATTCTCTTTCATTTagacctttcctttgagatccaagaagattgtcaaggttcctttgcccttgggtaaaggtgcagagggtggagtttaacttgaagttttttttctccagttcactcacctttgaggttagtgtatccactctcttatttagtgcgtcaacctctttttcaagttcattctTATCATATTCTAATtttgatactttcttcatataaggcctcgaaggcctcttgaagctcctcattagagtcTCTTATTAAGGATTCAGGTTAAGTTTGACATACCTCTTATTCTTTATCTTCGATAGCCATCAAGGcaaggttggtgacttcttctccaaattcacttttctcctcttcatcacttaAATCCCAAgtggctgcataagccttcttctttggtttatgtGGGCATTTGATTCTGaagtgtccaggctttctgcactcaaaacagacttatatctttagaagagatttcctcgggtttaattttagatttacctttttccctATAGGATTTGTCTCTGTTGGATTTGTTCTTATGTTgaaatcttcatttctttttgaggaatttgttgaacttcctcgtgatgagtgaaatttctttttccatatcgaattcttcatcttcttcatcatcgcttacttcttcgatagtttgAGTTGATTTAGAGCTATTGTTCTCTTTTTGTTCTCAGGATTTGGTTTATCGACATTcaactctacttcatgagtttgcagggatccaagcaagtagtccaaagAGATTTTTGCCAAGTCTTTAGCTTTTTCTATTACTATTTTCTTAagtctccaagctgcaggcaAGACGCttaagattttcctgactttttcagcgttagtataagtttTGCCTAAAATTTTGAGACTGTTCACAATATTAATAAATCTTGTAGACATaaaagttattgactcattttctttcataaagaaagattcgtaatcagaaacaagttggtctacctttctttcttttacctctgttgtaccttcatatgtgacaagaagcatatcccaaatctctttagctgtgtcacatgctatgactcggttgaactcttgttcgtTGATGGTACACTGAAGAAACGTGATTGCACTGAAGTTGTACTAGATGAGAGTGATATATTCAGCTGTCCATTCCCTTTCATCTTttggtactgtctttccatcgactattttggtgatggtggATGGTCCATTCtttatggctctccatacaagaatgttgtgatcacacacaaagtttttgaatctgcacttccagaaggaaaagttctctccattaaagtaaaggggtctcgaggcgttcatgctttccggtggtccttggaatgtggccatggtctttgactcacttttaagacAACATAGTCTTGAATAAATTAAGCtccagctctgataccaattgaaataacctagagggggtgaataagttatactagtgaaaattttaacttttttttttatgtataggtcccaagtgtgattgcaaattaaaaacgatgcggaataagtaaaataggcacaatcacacaacacaagatttatagtggttcgactcaatccgagtttagtccactccctacaagaatcctcttgtaaggtattccactagttctccctttcaataCGGTAGGTagagaagaaaacctttacactctttttatggataaaagtattcttacaaatccccttcataggcagagaggcacctttacaatctcttttggaagTAGAGAGACCTTCATCGTTTTAGGATAAAAGAATCCTttcaatcctaagtacagtctagaattgtaaaaatagaaataaatatggagtagtggaataagaggaatacctcaagtgtaatgcaaatgatgagaatgagagatgaatgatgcaccgtttgtaaagtcctcttttatggctttgacttgcataggatagagtggaggacttgattgagacttgagccttttgttgggattagagtaatcgaacaactcaagtaggatagaataatcttaatgactcttgaatgcttacaatgatgctcttaatgctctttcttaattatatttaattaagagcgacttgggtatttataggtgagcttaatGAAGTATTTTAGGTagaaaatcaggctctaacgatCATATTCTAGGACCATcgatcgaccgccattggtatcCAGTCGATCGAAAAGAGCCATTGAGGTAAAAAACTAGTAATTGGAGCTTTTTTAGGGAGGCACTGGTCGATCGGGACTTTCTACTGATCAACCGCCTGCTTGACAGATTCTGTTATGTCAGAAGTTTTTCATACTAACCTGTCGACgatgttttgaccataactttttgtcCGACCTCGGATTAATCCGAAACTAGTTGTGCTAGAATcatgactcgatttcctacaacatTTACATAAGGTCCGTTTCCTGATATTAACTCGAAGATTACCCAAAATGTCCTTGAGTCACGTCAAATGTTTGCACAGAGATTTGATAGAgtactctaccacctaaggtcattctagtatgatgcatgaggtgcgtgcatatgcaatgtgtgtacagattacaaaatatattctctatcctatggtcttcatcttgggtcttgatgcCTTCATCTTCgttcttgaatgtctttatcatcttggatcttgaatgtctttaagctttaagGCCATGTCTATATAAATTCAAACCtcgatgtcttgattcgacccttctaagtgtttcttcaaactaattaccctttcttcaagctaatcacattttatcaaaccaagttaaagacgtaTGTTTGTTCGTTAACACCAAAATATagtaaggagtgtggacatgtttcctaaCAGCTTTGTCCCTCTCCCTTGGGTTTCTTGTATCCTCCTTTTATTGgtgttttaatttatttttgagtttgggttttcttttggaTAGCCAGCTCAGCTtgttgtctttttttcttttttcccatttcaataaattttcaattcacccaaaaaaaaaaaaaaaatccgcaAGAGTGCGATAACGATTTTATGGTGGTTCAACAATCTTGCCTACATCCACTCCCAAGTGCAACTCTCGCACTTTGGCTTTTCGCTCTCAATTTCTTTCAAGTAACTATTAAACTCTTACAACTTCTAGTTTTTCAAATGGCATACACTAAAACTTTATCTCTCCATGACTCTTCTTGCATCCATAGTAAAATACAGTATACACCACCAAGGCAAAAAGCCTTGAAATGCAGAAGACAACAGTCGCAACAGATACAAAAGCCATCTGAATCATGAATTCTAAATCATCATCAAATATAATGAGaatgaacaaaaaagaaatCGGACCGGTTAATAGCTCAAGAAGCACTGTAATACAGAATCCTTGAATCTTGCTTCCTCTGATGAGATCTATAGCTCTCTCAAGTGCTTTTATTCCATAACAGTCTTCTTCTACAACTGAAATCACAAGCCCCAACATAAAAACAGCAGCCATGTACAAATAAAATAAGGCAGCAGGGAAGCCCACTAGGCCACTCAAGGCAACAATGATACCAGTTGTGAAGATTAGAGCGAAGGCACCAATGAAGAGCAGAACCAGAAGAACGTAAGCAACAGTGATTAGCCCAACATAAAGAGCTGTGATCAAGAGTCTCTTCCAAGTGACTGGAATATTCAGTAACAACTCCTTGAGACTCACATTCTTCCCCAAGTAAGTCAGAGCAGAGGAGCAAATGGTAACTGAAATCCCAAAAAGGGAGATGACACAGAAAATCACAAAGAAAGCTAATTCCACACCTATCAATACTTTAAACTCTTTCTGGACTCTAGAATCATCTTCACTGTCCTCAACCACTTCTATTAAAGGCCCAGCTATGATGGAATGAAGCAGAGCAAGGATAAAGTATGGAAGAAGCACAAGGAGAGTGGCAGAGGCCATAAGCTTTCTGTTCTTGGAAGGAAGCTTGATGGCTTCTCTTAAAACTCCAATTACATCCAACTGAGGAGATGAGTCATTGCCCTCTGGCGAGAATCTTTTCGTCATGGCTTCTATTAATTCTGTCATAGCGCGATTAAAACTGGGACCTGTAACTCAACAATTGAAATGCTGTTGGGTTTGATGCTGAAGATGATGGGTTTCTTTAGTTTAGCCTCCTGCCCTCCTCCCTTGCAAACAAGGTTTATAAAGGAAATGGAGA is drawn from Macadamia integrifolia cultivar HAES 741 chromosome 7, SCU_Mint_v3, whole genome shotgun sequence and contains these coding sequences:
- the LOC122084735 gene encoding uncharacterized protein LOC122084735 encodes the protein MTELIEAMTKRFSPEGNDSSPQLDVIGVLREAIKLPSKNRKLMASATLLVLLPYFILALLHSIIAGPLIEVVEDSEDDSRVQKEFKVLIGVELAFFVIFCVISLFGISVTICSSALTYLGKNVSLKELLLNIPVTWKRLLITALYVGLITVAYVLLVLLFIGAFALIFTTGIIVALSGLVGFPAALFYLYMAAVFMLGLVISVVEEDCYGIKALERAIDLIRGSKIQGFCITVLLELLTGPISFLFILIIFDDDLEFMIQMAFVSVATVVFCISRLFALVVYTVFYYGCKKSHGEIKF